One genomic region from uncultured Fusobacterium sp. encodes:
- the yidD gene encoding membrane protein insertion efficiency factor YidD yields the protein MKKIILLLIRFYQKYISIFLGKNCRFIPTCSAYTYEAIERFGVLKGVFLGIKRILKCHPWHPGGFDPVPKENKNIQEDK from the coding sequence ATGAAAAAAATTATACTTTTATTAATTAGATTTTATCAAAAGTATATATCAATATTTTTGGGAAAAAACTGTAGGTTTATTCCCACCTGTTCGGCATACACATATGAAGCTATTGAGAGATTTGGAGTCTTAAAAGGGGTATTTTTAGGGATAAAAAGGATATTAAAATGTCATCCTTGGCACCCTGGAGGATTTGATCCAGTCCCCAAAGAAAATAAAAATATTCAGGAGGATAAATGA
- a CDS encoding YidC/Oxa1 family membrane protein insertase, with translation MSYIYGLLKTAIETLLLMVYKVTGNFGIAIIGATIIIKIILLPLTLKQDKSMKNMKKLQPEMEKIKEQYKNDPKMQQQKTMELYQKHKVNPAGGCLPLLIQLPILWALFGVLRGDIVPQEMFLWMDLIKPDPYYILPVLNGVVSFVQQKIMGSDPKMKNMMYMFPIMMVFISYKMPAGLQIYWLTSSLAGVIQQYLIMKKGD, from the coding sequence ATGAGTTATATTTATGGTTTGTTAAAAACTGCTATTGAAACATTATTACTAATGGTTTATAAGGTGACAGGGAACTTTGGAATTGCTATAATTGGAGCAACTATTATTATAAAAATTATTCTTCTTCCACTTACTTTAAAACAAGATAAGTCTATGAAGAATATGAAGAAATTACAACCTGAAATGGAAAAAATTAAAGAGCAATATAAAAATGATCCTAAAATGCAACAACAAAAAACAATGGAGTTATATCAAAAACATAAAGTTAACCCTGCTGGAGGATGTTTACCATTACTTATTCAACTTCCTATTTTATGGGCATTATTTGGAGTTTTAAGAGGGGATATCGTGCCTCAAGAGATGTTTTTATGGATGGATCTTATAAAACCAGACCCTTATTATATTCTTCCAGTTCTAAATGGAGTTGTATCTTTTGTTCAACAAAAGATAATGGGATCTGATCCTAAAATGAAGAATATGATGTATATGTTCCCTATTATGATGGTATTTATCTCTTATAAAATGCCTGCTGGATTACAAATTTATTGGCTAACATCAAGTTTAGCTGGAGTTATCCAACAATATCTAATTATGAAAAAAGGAGATTAA